TCACAATTTAGAGCACCAACTTCTCAGGTAGGCTGATATAATagtaatacaaaagaaaatgtaaGCGGCTCGCAGGAACGATGGGTAACAAAATTGTAAACTCGAAGCTGGTGTCGGGTACGGTGGAACTTTTGTTGGCCACAATTCAGTAAGTGCGGGTGTTACCCATATGGGAGGAGGCCAGTTGGACCAAAGCTGAGGAGATACAAGTTCCTTTCTACTGTTATTTTCCAAGTCAAACACTCCAATATCACGACGGTTATTCTTGTGACCAAAAAGATACATCTCATTATCATCTGTAAAGTAGACACAATTTGCCTTCAACTGTGGATATTCTTCAGCACTGAGACAAAGTGATTAGCTAAGCCAAGAACCAAGACATGATCATCCAAGCTAGTTAATTTCAAGAGCTTTTCAGCTGTAGTGTCAACTTTAAATATATCGATCTTCACAGTATGTTTTTCATAGGCTGCGTCGTCCACATTTCCACCATACCCATTTTCAGCTTCCAATCTCCAAACTTGCAGCAGATCACCACAAGGAGCCTGAACAATGTAAATATTTTCACAAATATAATCTTTTGCTATGTCCACAATTAACTTTTCTGTGACAATATGGCCTCTGAGATTAAAGGCAAAAATTTATCCTTGTCCAGCCACAGCATATAAAAGATCATCCTTGTAGACACAGTCATGAAAATATCTATCTGGTGGCAGACAGGTCCACTTGCTATCCCCTAACCAAGCAAATGAAAGCTGGCCACGTGGACTGTGGATGAGCACCACGATATAACGTTTTGCAGATGTATCATAAAATACAAATGCCTTGCGGTGGAGGTACCTCCGTAGTTCATCAAGAGCAAAGGTCCTAGGTGGGCGTGTGGCACGATTCCAGAAATTATACTTGTACACGGCACCCGTTTCATCGAGAATGGGTGCTACCGACTGGAGGGTGATCACGGATGGAAGAGCAATCTGTTCCATGGTAATAGGATTGAGAAGGTGCATCTCAGACCTATCATCAGCAGTAACCAGCCAGCCATTTGAGGACCCAATCAGATATCTACTGTGGATAGGCGGCCCCGAGAGAGTTAACTTGTATGACCTCTTCTCCACAAGGCTGTAGAGGCGTGCATCGCTCTCACAGGTGTACAGCAGGCACGGCGTTTGGGACTGTTTGTACTGCCCAAGGTTGCATAGACTGGTATATGCGGAGCACCAGGAGGGGCAGACAGAGCCAGCACGTGCAAGATCAGGGATCTCCAAAAGGGCAAATATATCCATAAGTATGTCATGTGGCAGCTCTGGTAATATATCCTCCATCAGTGCTGGATCAATGCTGAATTTCTTGTGTAAATTAGGAGGGAGACAAATCAGCTTAGGTAAAGCCCGGAAGAGTAGAGCGGGCAGATTTCTCGGTTGTACAGACAGGTTCAGAAATCGCTTCACTGTGGCTTTGCAACATCCCTCCATTGGAggaatcatagaagatgaatcgcTTCACCGTGGCTTCACCGAACTCGCTGACTTTTCTGAAGATGACTTGTTTTTGCAGACAATTGGAAAGctgcaactattttttttttgatggtcaccggggggggggggggggggggacaaaGTCCCCACCTGAATTTTTGTATATATTGCTTGGCCCCAAGGCCATAAGAGTTAGTACAGGGGAGTTTTTTTTCAGACGAAGGAGGTACAGGGGAAAGAGTACATCAGATAGAGGCGATGTTCTCTGTTAGGCAGCCAAGCCAAGCTGCCTCGGCGAGTTCTTGATCTCCAGGTAGTCTAGCTCGCCAGAAACGAGCCTCACTCCGACAGAGATGTAGCAGCAGCGGGAGGCAGGGTTGCTGCTCACGGAAGACGACGGCATTCCTATGTTTCCACAGGTTCCACAAGCACAGCAGGGTGAACGTCGAGGCAGAGTCCGGAGGCACCGCAGCATGAGCGGCGTACCCGTGGAGGAGCTTGACATCAGCAGCGTCGGGGAACTGAAAGCCCACAGCACCCCAGAAGCGGCGCGCGAAGGGGCACTCGAAGAAGATGTGGTTCGCCGTCTCCAGAGGAGCATGGCAAACGGGGCAGCCGGCTTCAGCGAACGCCAGGATGTTCTTGTGCAGCAGCGACGCCCGTGACTGCACCCGGCCTTTGGACAGCAACCAGGCGAAGAACCGCACCTTGGAGGGCGCAAAGTTCTTCCACACAAAGTCGTGGGCCGGGTCGTCGACGCCGCCCCAGGTGCGCAGCCGGTACAACGCCGAGGCATCCAGGCCACCAGCCCTCTTGCGGCAGCGCACCAGCTCGCGCGTGTCGGTCGCCTCCGAGAGCGCGACCTCACCCACCAGGGCGAGGAGGGCCGGAAGCAGGCGCTCGGCAGCAGCGGTCAGCCTCGGGACCAGTGACTGACGAACGCCAACGGCGATCACGGAGCTGACTGTGGCGCCACGACGCAGAGCATGCGAGAGGAGGATGGGCCACCGGCTGCCAATGGCCTCCCCACCGATCCAGTTGTCCAACCAGAACAGCACCCGCTGCCCGTCTCCCACCTTGGCCACCGAGATGCTCCGGTATAGGGGCATGAGCGCCTGGAGGTGCTTCCAATGCTGGCCGGGAACAACGTGGCCAGCAGCCGCACTCCAAGCCCAGCGGGGCCACGGGGCGAGGACATCGGAGTGAAGACGGTGCACAAGCTTGAGCTGTAGGCACTCATTCTTCGTGGCGAGGCACTTGATCCCAAGGCCACCTTCCCTCTTGGGGCGGCACACCGCGTCCCAGGCGACGAGGCATTTGGCACCGGTCGCGCGCCCCGGCACGTTCCAGAGGAAAGCCCGGCGGAGCGCGTCAATGGCGCAGAGCAAGGCGGGCGGCAGGTCGAGGGCCCCATGGCAAAGGTGGGGAGGGCATCGAGCACGGCGTTGAGCAGCACCACCCGCCCACCACTAGAGAGCAGCAGAGCACACCAACCGGATAGGTACTTGTCTACTTTGGCAATCAAAGGCGCGAAGTGGAGCATGGTGAGCTTTTCGCAGGACAGGGGCAAGCCAAGATAAGTCTGAGGAAAACCTTCGACCCGACAGCCGAGAGCAGCTTGGATCTCCAACAAAGCAGCCTCAGGGACATGCATAGGGACCAGGGTGCTTTTGTGGAAGTTGATCGTCAAACCAGTCGCATCCGCAAACTGATCCAGCAGCTCCTTGAGCCGCACCGCAGCAGGCAGGTTAGCACGCATAATGATGAGAGTGTCGTCGGCATACTGTAGAACCTGACAGGGAGCACCATCAACGATTGGGTGGCATAAGAGTGGGTCCTGCCGGATAAGCTGCTGCAGCACATCCGCAACCAGCAAGAAAAGGTATGGAGATAGCGGGTCGCCCTGCCTTAGGCCTCGCTTGCAGTCAATCCATGGCCCGGggacaccatttagcaaaatagcAGACTTGGAGGTGGCCAGGATCATGTCCATCCAATCACACCAGACTGGGGAAAAACCACGCGCCAACATAATCGCGCGGAGACTCTTCCAATCAATTGAATCGAAAGCCTTAGAGAAATCCAGCTTGAGGACCAGAGAGGGAGCAAAACGCTTGAAGCAGCACTGGACCAGCTCCGTAGCAAAAACAAAGTTTTCAGAGATGCTTCTTCCGGACAGAAAACCCGACTGATTTTCATCCACAAGCGATCCAATCTGAGCTTGGAGCCTACTGGTAAGAGCCTTGCAAACCGTCTTGATGGAGGAGTTTCGCAGCGAGACAGGTCTGAAGGACCTAGGTGCAAGGATACCATCAGCCTTGGGCAGCAACACCACATGCGCACGATTGATCGCGCCCAGGTTTGCGTTCCGAGCATGGACGGCGCCAAACAGACGCAGCATACCAGTTTGAATCGTGGGCCACGCAACTTTTGTTAGATGGCACAGAGGCCTGGTTTATGCGCTACTTATAGGGTGGCCGAAGACCTGAGTCCTAATTTGATTAGGTGACGCACAGCAATTCGAATCGGAATCTGATCAAAAATTGGACTCATGAACAAACTGAATTGAACTTTTATTTCTGCAAGAATTCGGAGTTACCCTCTATTTGCTTCTCCGAATTCTCTCAAAGCAAAGGCGGGGCAGAGCACTGACTGGTGGCAGGTGACACGAGGAACAGCAGCTGCCCGTCCGGCTGATCCTGGCGCGGGGATGAATCTGCTCCAAGACGAGGGGCAAGTCCGACCTGGAGGCTTCGCGTTGTGGACGCAGGAGTGGGGGCAAGACCCAAGAGTctgggagtggcggcggcggcggcggcggcggcgagaggctggagtggcggcggcggcgagaggcTGGGAGTGGTGGCGCTCGGATGCCCACGTACTCCCTCCtcgcaaatttgatcaagttagttataaaaattatatcattagaagttTAGATATTCTATACTCTAATAATAATTTTtttattatataatttaaattatatcggTTAAATTGATAATCTAGATATGAGgaagactagtaaactgagacAGAATGGAGTACGTTCTATTTTATTGTTAGAGCATGTCTAGCACTGTAAAAGGGctaaacccgtataataaccgtgGTTAAGGGGATTTCAACATGTAAACGCTATTTAGTAGTACACGTAAAATGACTGGCTCGTAATTTTTTTTCCCAGTTCCGGCCCAGTTCGCCTCGCGAGTCTGTACTTGTTCCGGATAGGAGGCAGAACTAGACGCGACCTGAACTACTCCCCACCCTAGCGCACGAGGGAATTTCACCCTTCCCACCTCCCGCCTCCGCCGATGTCGCCCCGATCTGCACGCACCAACCCTCTCCGGCGTCAACGCGGCCGGATCTCGTTGCCATGGACCACAGCCAGACCGCGCCGATCGCTCACGTCGCACCACCGGCGTCGATGGTGTTCGACGTCCCTGTGACCGCTGCTTCCATCTCCGCCACCACGCCAAACACGGGCGAGGCATGATCTCCGACACCATGTCGGCGAAGAGGAAGCGGGGGAGCATCAACACCTTGTCCCGAGCACCAGCGGGCACCCCGGTAGCCCCGGCAGCGACCCTCGCCGTGCCGGCGAAGGGCCACACAACCTACACCAAACCAAAGTCCGCGGGGCCGAGGGCAGCTCCGCTGGTCAAGGCGAAGAAGCCGTGGCCCTTGTCGGCCTCGTCGCCCTGCCGTCCAAGACCGCGGCCCCTCCTCCCGTCGCTCCGTCTCCGCCGCCCATGACCTCCGCCGACGCCGAAAGGGCAGTCGGGGATGCGCCCACGGAGGAATTCATGAACGTCCTCAACGGTTCCGTCGTGGTCGTTGATAATTGCATCCCTCCGTTCGACGAACCGGTCCACATCGAGGAGATTCCCGATGAAGAGGCCGAGGaggatgatgaagccgacgtaaaactatgaattatgcatcaAATTTGACTGTATTCATCGTGATTGTGTATATCGTTGTGCTCAATTTCTGTTTTAAGTTTCCAGTTTGGTGGTTGCGCACAGCAGTATCAGTAACCCATACTGGTACTGCTGTGCGCCGGGAGTTTTCAGTCCGTAAAAGACATTTTCAGTGCCCTGTACTCGCATTTTACGGGTTGGCTTGTTTACATtcactgttagacatgctcttaggcaTGGGAGAGAGGCGGCAACGGGACAAGGATGGTGTTGGTTCATGTTTGCCCAACGACAGGACGAGGGCGCCGACTACTTTTTTTTTTAGAACATGGCACTTTATCGATCAGAAAGCATCAATACAAAAGAGTCTTCCCAATACAATTGGGAGCAAAATCATAAATAAAGCCTAAGCTAAAAACATCACAAGTTTTAGCAAGAATGTGTGCCGCCTCGTTGAGAAAACGTCTAACATGTCGAAAGGAGATTGAAGGGAAAGTCACTACCAGACactttttttttcgagaactcgCAGGAGATTTGCGTGTCATTTCATTTAGATAGAAGGGTACAATACAACTGACGACGCGGGCAAAACCCCGCCCACCAACGACCACCTAAGATGGCCGAGCCCTTATACAACACCTCTACCAGACCCACCCCTACCAGCACACCATAATCGCCAATCCTGAAGCGCCGCCTCGAGGACCTGACCAACGGTGGAAGCCGTGCCCTCAAAAACCCTAGCATTCCGCTCAACCCAGAAGCATCTCAAGAGAAGCATGACAGCGTTGAGGACTCTAGCATCCTTGCGAGACAGACGATCGGCCGAGTGAGGCCACCAGAAGGAGAGCTCACTATCCGGGCCTGGCAACGGGATAGCCACCCGAGAGCGCCGAGCAAAACCATCCCATACAGCCCGGGCGAAGAAGCACTGCACGGCGAGATGATTTGCCGTCTCGGCCTGAACCAACGGACAGAGGACGTGCGACGGGAGGCCGCGCCGCAGGCGCCTGTCAGTCGTCCAGCATCTTCCCCTGAGCGATAGCCATGCATGGAAGCGGAATTTGAAAGGCGCGAATGAATTCCACACATGCTTGGCTCCGGGGAGGGTTGTGGTTCCATGGAAGAAAACACGGTACGCTAATCGAGTCGTGAAGCGACCATCGTCTGTCCACTTCCAGCGGAACGAGTCTTCACCGCCATGCATGGGCACCGCGGCCACCGCTTGCCATAGCCGAAGGTATTGCAACACAACCTGGACGGACAGGCCCCCAACGATTTCCAAAGCCCGGGCATTCAGTCGAAGAACGTCGTCGACCGTGCGAGTCTTGACGATGCCCGGCCTAATGAGCTTAAGCACTACCGGTGCAATGGCCGCCGCGGACAGGCCATTGATCCACGGATCCTCCCAAAATAGCAGCCGATCGCCAGTGCCGACAGAGATGGTAACTGACGCATTGAATAACGCGAGCGCATCCGGTCGAACAGCAAACCGAAATCCCGCCCATGACTTGGAAGAATCTGTTCGTTGCAGCCACATCCAACGAGCCCGCAACGCCGCGTGCATCCAGCGGAGATTAGGAAACCCCAACCAACCCAAATGCTTGGGCACACAAACCGTAACCCATGCGACGAGACAGTTTCGACCATGGGCCTCGTTCTTCCCTGCCCAAAGAAAACCTCGGCGCAACTTATCCACAGCCTGCAAGAACCAAGGCTCCACGTCGAGCGCCATGAGCTGGTAAACAACAGAGGCTGCCATGAGCACCCTCACATAAGCAACACGGTCGTCCCGCGACATTAAGCGAGCCTTCCAGAAAGCGAGTTTATTCGCCAGCTTGTCCAAGATAGGCTGAAGCTGAGCCTTAGAGGGCTTGCGAAGGGACAACGGGAGGCCCAGATACTTTTGTGGCAGGTCCTTGAACTGACATCCCACGAAAGAAGTGACGGCATGCCTTAGATCATCATTGCAACGGATCGGGGCGGCCGAGCTCTTGAGAAAGTTGACATAAAGTCCAGACGCTGCCCCAAAACACGCAAGGATCTCACGGACCGCGACCAGCTCAGCCTCCTCTGGCCTAGCAAATACCACAATGTCATCCGCGTACAGCAAGACACGGTGCTTCAGGCCGTCCACCGCGAGGTCTACCAGCACTCCAACCCTCTCCGCTGCACGGAACATGGCATCAAGCACGTCCATGAGCAGCACAAACAACAGCGGGGATAACGGATCACCCTGGCGCAAGCCGCGGCCATGTCTGAATGCCGATCCAGCGCACCCGTTGACAAGGACCTGCGTGCTCGCCGAACTCAGCAGCAGGATCAACCAACTGATCCACCGGTGTCCAAAACCTCGCTGGCGCAGGACGCTGAGGAGAAAAGGCCAAGACACGCTATTGAACGTGCGTGCCACGTCCAATTTTAGCAGCAAGGCCGGGACCTTCTTACGATGGAGCAGCCACGCAGACTGATGCACCAAGACGAAGTTGTCTTGGATACACCTGCCCCAAATGATCGCGCTTTGATTTGCGCTAACGAGCTCCCCCATCCACGAAGCTAGACGCAACGCCATGATCTTGGTGACAAGCTTCGCGAAACTATGCACCAGACTAATTGGCTGAAACTGCCTGATGTCAGCAGCGTCCTCGGCCTTGGGCTTCAGCGTGATGAACGTCGAATTTAGCCGGTGGAGAGAGCGAGCTGCGACGCCAAATTCCACCTGCACTGCACCGATGACATCCGCCTTGATAACTGCCCAACAGGCGCGGAAGAATTCCCAGGTTAGCCCATCGGGGCCCGTAGACTTATTAGACGGCATTGCCTTGACCGCCCACCAGATCTCGTCGGCAGAGAAGGGCGCGTCCATGCTCGACAGATCAACGGGGTGCAATCCAATGGCTGGTAAGGACAAGTCATGCTCcctgggctgcggctggcccaacAGATCCTCATAGAACGCCGTGGCCAGCGCTTCCTTCTCGGATTGATCAACTTCGCCCCGCTCACCGTCACGGAGCATATCGATATGGTTGCGACGCCGGCGCTTGGAGGCCTGGATACGGAAGAACTGCGTCGAAGCACCGACATCCTTGACACCCTCCACCCGCGCGATGGCAATGGTCCTCTCCAAGGATGCCAACCCCATCACACGCTGTTTGAGCCCACGCCGGAGGGAGAGCTCCAACCGACCGAGATGCTGAAGTTCCTGGGCTTTGTCGAGCTGCAGGATGACCTCGTTGGCCACCAACAGCTAGTCACGAATATTTCTGACACATAGCACTCTCCAACACTGTAAGTCCCGCGCCACCCGGCGCAGCTTAATGTCAAGCCGTTCAAGCGCATCCAGTCGCGGCGAAACTACGCGACCCCACGAGGCCGCGACAACGTCCTGGAAGCCCTGGAGCTTGACCCAATAGCTGTCGAACCTGAAGCGCCTACCACCAGGGATATCCACCACGGAACGCAAGAGCAACGGTGCATGATCCGACAGGGAGGAGGACATCGCAGAGAGAGAGGCCGAAGGGTGCATGGTGTCCCACTCCACTAAACAAAACCACCGATCGATCCTCTCCAAAGTGGGGGAATCGCGCTCGTTGCTCCACGTAAAACGTCGCCCAAGGAGGTGGGTTCCTTAAGCTCCAAGTCATTGACGACGCGGCGAAATGCAGCCATAGAATGACGATTCACGCGGGAATTGTTCTTGTCCCTAGCCTCCAAGATCAAGTTGAAGTCGCCGGCCACTGCCCACGGCCCTCCAAGAGCGACGCGCAACAGCCGCAGCTCGTCGAGGAAGGCTGGCTTGAGAGGAGCTGTGCTCGGCCCATAGACAGCCGATAACCACCATGGCTCGCCTCATGGTTCGCACAGCTGGATGGAAACGGAGAAACGATCCACCCGCTGAGCCAGAACGCGGACATCCTCAGACTTCCAAGCCACGACCACTCCCCCGGCAGAACCAAGAGCAGGCAAGTACGCGAACCCGTCAAAGCCGGGTCCAAAGCACTCAACTATGACATATGGAGTTACAACATCGAGCTTAGATTCTGACACGCACACCACAGACGCTCTAGCATCCGTCACAGCAATCCTACTCTAGCATCCGTCACAGCAATCCTAGCCGCCGTTCTACGTGCGCGGGAGTTTAAACCACGCACCTTCCACACTACGAAACTAACACATTTGAGATGAGCATCCATTGATCAGGCCCACCAACTCCACAGCAGCAAAGCATGCTAAATAGCCGCCTCATCCACAAGCTCGTTGTCGCCACCGGCGCCGCAATCTAGGCCGAACAGCGACGCAATGGCGGAGACTTGCAAAGGCCCCAATGGCGAGGCGAAGATCGCAGCATACTCCTCAAGCTGTGAGGCCAAGAGCTGCTCCTCGGCTCGGCACACCCCCAACTTGTGCATGAGAATACGTTGTGCCCTTTGACAGCGGAGACACCGGTGCCCTTGGCCGCAAGCCGTCGACAACGCCTCGCCAAGGGACGCACAACCTGAAACAACCTCCTCCTAACCACCAACGGATCTGGCAGAGGAAGTAGCGGATCGTCAATACGCTGCCTGAACTGGCTAAGCAAcgtgttgagtaacatattgtataggcgtaggtccccgtgttttctcagggttgtacctgtaattgtacatgcgtccgcctatatatacatgagcagccggccctattggtgctgtgcaatctccaataacctttctacatggtatcagagacccttcgggtcctgccctagccgccgccctcctcTTCCCTTGG
This region of Lolium perenne isolate Kyuss_39 chromosome 2, Kyuss_2.0, whole genome shotgun sequence genomic DNA includes:
- the LOC127330233 gene encoding putative F-box protein At4g22180, with product MIPPMEGCCKATVKRFLNLSVQPRNLPALLFRALPKLICLPPNLHKKFSIDPALMEDILPELPHDILMDIFALLEIPDLARAGSVCPSWCSAYTSLCNLGQYKQSQTPCLLYTCESDARLYSLVEKRSYKLTLSGPPIHSRYLIGSSNGWLVTADDRSEMHLLNPITMEQIALPSVITLQSVAPILDETGAVYKYNFWNRATRPPRTFALDELRRYLHRKAFVFYDTSAKRYIVVLIHSPRGQLSFAWLGDSKWTCLPPDRYFHDCVYKDDLLYAVAGQG
- the LOC139835566 gene encoding uncharacterized protein gives rise to the protein MSSSLSDHAPLLLRSVVDIPGGRRFRFDSYWVKLQGFQDVVAASWGRLLVANEVILQLDKAQELQHLGRLELSLRRGLKQRVMGLASLERTIAIARVEGVKDVGASTQFFRIQASKRRRRNHIDMLRDGERGEVDQSEKEALATAFYEDLLGQPQPREHDLSLPAIGLHPVDLSSMDAPFSADEIWWAVKAMPSNKSTGPDGLTWEFFRACWAVIKADVIGAVQVEFGVAARSLHRLNSTFITLKPKAEDAADIRQFQPISLVHSFAKLVTKIMALRLASWMGELVSANQSAIIWGRCIQDNFVLVHQSAWLLHRKKVPALLLKLDVARTFNSVSWPFLLSVLRQRGFGHRWISWLILLLSSASTQVLVNGCAGSAFRHGRGLRQGDPLSPLLFVLLMDVLDAMFRAAERVGVLVDLAVDGLKHRVLLYADDIVVFARPEEAELVAVREILACFGAASGLYVNFLKSSAAPIRCNDDLRHAVTSFVGCQFKDLPQKYLGLPLSLRKPSKAQLQPILDKLANKLAFWKARLMSRDDRVAYVRVLMAASVVYQLMALDVEPWFLQAVDKLRRGFLWAGKNEAHGRNCLVAWVTVCVPKHLGWLGFPNLRWMHAALRARWMWLQRTDSSKSWAGFRFAVRPDALALFNASVTISVGTGDRLLFWEDPWINGLSAAAIAPVVLKLIRPGIVKTRTVDDVLRLNARALEIVGGLSVQVVLQYLRLWQAVAAVPMHGGEDSFRWKWTDDGRFTTRLAYRVFFHGTTTLPGAKHVWNSFAPFKFRFHAWLSLRGRCWTTDRRLRRGLPSHVLCPLVQAETANHLAVQCFFARAVWDGFARRSRVAIPLPGPDSELSFWWPHSADRLSRKDARVLNAVMLLLRCFWVERNARVFEGTASTVGQVLEAALQDWRLWCAGRGGSGRGVFYVGFIILLGLFIGNLLDVDRFVERRDAIINDHDGTVEDVHEFLRGRIPDCPFGVGGGHGRRRRSDGRRGRGLGRQGDEADKGHGFFALTSGAALGPADFGLV